A genomic stretch from Bos javanicus breed banteng chromosome 3, ARS-OSU_banteng_1.0, whole genome shotgun sequence includes:
- the LOC133244936 gene encoding small ribosomal subunit protein uS9-like — protein sequence MPSKGPLQSAQVFGRKKTATAVARCKRGNGLIKVNGRPLEMIEPRTLQYKLLEPVLLLGKERFAGVDIRVRVKGGGHIAQIYAIRQSISKALVAYYQKYVDEASKKEIKDILIQYDRTLLVADPRRCESKKFGGPGARARYQKSYR from the coding sequence ATGCCATCCAAGGGCCCTCTGCAGTCGGCGCAAGTCTTCGGACGTAAGAAGACGGCCACAGCCGTGGCGCGCTGCAAACGAGGTAACGGCCTCATCAAGGTGAACGGACGACCCCTGGAGATGATCGAACCGCGCACGCTGCAATACAAGCTACTGGAACCTGTTCTGCTCCTGGGCAAGGAGCGATTTGCTGGTGTGGACATCCGCGTCCGAGTGAAGGGTGGTGGTCACATCGCCCAGATTTACGCCATCCGCCAGTCCATCTCCAAAGCCTTGGTGGCCTATTACCAGAAATATGTGGATGAGGCTTCCAAGAAGGAGATCAAAGACATCCTCATCCAGTATGACCGGACCCTGCTGGTAGCCGATCCCCGTCGCTGCGAATCCAAGAAGTTTGGAGGTCCTGGTGCCCGTGCCCGCTACCAGAAATCCTACCGATAA